One Tolypothrix bouteillei VB521301 DNA window includes the following coding sequences:
- a CDS encoding GNAT family N-acetyltransferase gives MKLISYSYEFQASLEEFSEIMYSSRGYKFDPTGLHSDIRNIENIYQTPGGNFWIMIENSAVIGSIGLKILNKVDKIGEIKRYFVLPSCQGKGIGTLLMEHLLLNAKENELYILRLDAMKKSIAARKIFEKYGFQEINKYNENEIAEIFMELKLKN, from the coding sequence ATGAAATTAATCTCATACAGTTACGAATTCCAAGCTAGTTTGGAAGAATTTTCGGAAATAATGTATTCGTCTAGAGGATATAAATTCGATCCAACTGGCTTGCACTCGGATATAAGGAATATTGAAAATATATACCAAACTCCGGGGGGGAATTTCTGGATTATGATTGAAAATTCCGCCGTAATTGGAAGTATTGGATTAAAGATATTAAACAAAGTAGATAAAATAGGAGAGATTAAAAGGTACTTTGTTTTACCTTCATGTCAGGGTAAAGGAATAGGTACATTATTAATGGAACATTTATTATTAAATGCCAAAGAAAATGAATTATATATATTAAGATTGGATGCGATGAAAAAATCTATTGCAGCTAGGAAAATTTTTGAAAAATATGGATTTCAAGAAATTAATAAATATAATGAAAATGAAATAGCAGAAATATTTATGGAACTCAAATTAAAAAATTAA